The proteins below come from a single Candidatus Methylomirabilis tolerans genomic window:
- the kdpC gene encoding potassium-transporting ATPase subunit KdpC, translated as MRAHLRPAIVSLALFTILTGLIYPLIVTGVAQRLFPSQANGSPIVRSGQAAGSALIGQPFDDAKYFWGRASGTAPFPYNAGASSGSNLGPTNETLRKAIRSRIEALRAADPNNQAPVPVDLVTASASGLDPHVSPAGALYQVRRVARARGLDDATVRHVVEQHIEGRQLGILGEPRVNVLQLNEALDAMR; from the coding sequence ATGCGTGCGCATCTGAGACCGGCGATCGTCTCGCTGGCGCTCTTCACGATCCTTACGGGGCTCATCTATCCGCTCATCGTTACGGGCGTAGCCCAACGGCTTTTTCCGAGTCAGGCCAATGGCAGCCCGATCGTCCGGAGCGGCCAGGCGGCCGGCTCTGCGCTCATCGGGCAGCCGTTTGACGACGCGAAGTATTTCTGGGGAAGGGCATCCGGTACCGCTCCCTTCCCGTACAATGCCGGGGCCTCCTCAGGATCCAACCTCGGTCCAACGAACGAGACGCTGCGCAAGGCCATCCGGTCGCGCATCGAGGCCTTGCGTGCGGCCGACCCGAACAACCAGGCCCCTGTCCCCGTAGATCTGGTCACGGCGTCAGCCAGCGGACTGGATCCGCACGTGAGTCCGGCCGGCGCCCTCTACCAGGTCAGGCGGGTTGCCCGAGCGCGCGGGCTGGACGACGCCACGGTGCGCCACGTCGTCGAGCAGCACATCGAAGGGCGCCAGCTCGGCATCCTGGGCGAGCCGCGAGTCAACGTGCTACAATTAAACGAGGCGCTGGACGCGATGAGATAG